CAAAGCACTGTCTGTCTTTGCGGTTTGGCAGAAAGGTACTACTACATTATAATTATTCTTGCTATTATCTAATCCAGATATACCAGAGAGGACCTTATTGATTTCATTTCCATTCTTTTTGCTCTTCTTTGAATGTGACCACAGAGGGGCTTAAAATTATGCTGGAGAAGGTCCAACTAGCCGCAGATCTGGAGGTCAAGTTGATCTTGGCCACCTTCCCTAGTAATCTGCCTTACCAGTCAAAGGAGGGGCCTACAACGTTTACTGAAATTGCTGGAGCTTTCAGTCCAGAGATTGTTTACTCCACCTTGAGTAACATCCTCCAGGACCCTGAGGCAGAAGATGGGTTGGTCAGACACCAGATGTCAGCCATCAGGGAGGTAGCCAAGCCGGTGGAGGAGACAGCTGCCACAATCTTTACAGAAGTGCCACTGTCCATTCTTGGCACCATGCCCTTTAAAGTAGCTGTGGACATAGTGGACACTGTGTCAAACAAGCTTGAAGAGGGAGTGAGAACCTTCGACCTTCTGGGGTTCGACAGCACGTTGTTGGATTCCAAGGCTACTGTTCTTGATGCCCAGATGGACATTCAAGCAAATATCCAAATGAGTAACCTTCCTGTGAACCCGAAGCAGCTTGAGGTGTGTTGAGAAAAAGGGCAGAGTACAGGAGGTGAGCCGAGGGTTTCGGGAGCAACAGCCGACGACGGAGACGGATCAACAATCTACACCAGGACATGAGATGGATGACGTACAACTACCCCTCTCCCCcttggtgtttgtgtatgaacCGAATGACCCCAGTACAACAGAAAACTTTCAACAGCTCTGTGAAGAAATGGGGAGGGCCTACATCGACCCCAACTAAGGACTATGGGAGGGGTGGTAAAGTCTGGGGTCATGTGATTGTGATAAACCAATAATTATACAATgttgtataatatgtatatcATTCATACATGAGGTAAACCAATCATTCTAAGGTTACATAAATTGTATGGTTACATAAAGGGCatgattaaaaaacattataaaagggCCTGGAGGGTCTGAAAACGGCACGCTTTTTTGCTGTTGGAGCGAAGACTCGAGAAGAGTTGATCTGACTCTTGGTTATTGGACCCTTCCGGAACCCAGCACTGTCTGTACTAGTGATTGACTAAATAAAGGTAGGAACTTGTAAGAGCTCTGTCTCCTCTTggtctgtttgtgtggttgtCAAATGTTTGATCATAAGAGCCGCAGCCCTGTTTTTACTATAGATAGTAGTCTGTAAGATTCTGCGTTCTCCATAAATCAACCTTAGACCTTGAGACGATATCAGTTCCCCGTCCAGGTCCCTTGCAGGCAACTGAGAGAAAGGGATAGATGCGATCGTCGGTGAGAGTGTGTTTGGTACTGGTCTGCTCCAAGGTTGGGTAAAAACTACATTAATTCCTTGAGGTGTTTGTTCTGGGTTTAATAAGGTAAGTAATTGTAATTTTGATAGAGTATTTTAGGGCAAAAGAAGTGGGTTGATTCAGGATTTGTTCCTGAGAAGTAGTATGATCCTTGATTCCCCGCCATAAAAAAGATCTGACCTCTGGCCCCTTTTGAGCAGGGAATGCCTGGACGGACAGAGGATCAGCATTAGTTAGATAAGATTTTTCAAAAAGGGTTTGTGAGTTATAGCTGGGAAATACCCACgccttggagaaaaccagaaaaaaaatttTAAGGACCATAAGGGGACCTAAAGGCTATATAAAGCCAACGCAAGTACGATAGGGTCCACTCTCAGTACCTCAGGCTCGGTGAGTGAACCGGTTCTAAATAAGCACAATTATAAATATTCTTGAGCGTTAGGAACCGCCGGGTGGCAACATAAAAAGTTCCTCTGTCGGAGGATTGATCGATAGGACGGTTCCAGATCTAGGACTCGTGTCATAAGCCAGGGTGGAAGTTAACTGACCTTGCAGTGGGTTACGCCTTACGCTACATTCCAGTGCCTGGTAAACTGAGTTTGGTGTAATCCCTCCAAAGACTTAAAATCTAACTAAAAAGATCCTAGGGCAAGTGTGAAATAACCAAAGACGCTTGGCGCCGTCACCCGATTAAAACGGAGGTCTGATAAATAACAGGAGGTAAGTTGATCGGGTGATCCCAGAGGTAAAGGCCACAAAAGTTGCCGGCTATAACAATTAGCTTGATCCTTTCCCAAGTCCATTGCTCATGCCAAGTAATGCAAGCTTCTGCCAGCAACGTGGGTAAAGCTCTTAGGGTCTTGCCGTGGGTCAGCGTGACGGAGCAGCAGGAATTCGGGAACATCCTACTCCAGTATTCCGATGCCTCCAATGTCATTGCcgacattctcttcagtcagacgtttatcagaagctaaaaagtacaatgaaatgtcaatagcttaatagtgaaataaataaaactgccatgtAATTTCATAAAGgttttttacctgattgtagagccagctcctcgaccttctcttcagtcagccgcttgatcttctccaaatgttctgaaagtaaagaccgacagttaattattcagtcctaaatatctggttattttacaatcggaactcaaatcgcagtgtccgccaaaatgttcattcttaccttcttGTGCAGAGCTTCCTCCTACTTCTGCCTTCTtgacttgaaaaataaattgaaatggacaattaaaattggaagcaacatgctttaataacaagcatctgggttaagtgaatgaacccacacagcaatcctctacatggtggcgtggaatATCTCGCTGGAACGATTTTCACTCCTCTGGCATACACACGTCCGGTCTCTCACGTATCTAGGAAAAGTttaggttttgtaagcatttacccagcaaaacattttcattccaagtttcaaattgttattacgttttcaaattcacctgcatgctttacgagcttataagggacattAATCGAATGTTAATATAATGTTGCAAACAGtccttgtttaatacaaaaccgTCATTACGTTCATACTCAGTAACCTAAaaacacttaacgctagttaatTATAATatcgcagaacagaactcaccgctatgtaggtgactcggcgTTCAGTAATTTTCAGTCTGATGACCAAAAAAAtacttgatcttcgtttgtttcggggtttcatcaaattgtagtaaaacaatgtcataatccacatgttgtattgtccaattcagagcatacaGCTTATATgttatacactttgaacaagaattGTTTCTGTacgaaagaaccaagtcacAAAGTGATCCTACTAGTTTCAAGGTACTATCAGTGTTCTCCTGACAGCGTTGCCTAAATATAGTGTCCttgtttttacagtttattGATTAATTTAGGTGGTAGCTAGCAAGCTTACCTAACGCTTCTGTGGCGAACAATATATTTGTATCCAGTACGCATGCATCGTCGTAAGAGTTTGGAAGGAAATATGCTGCGGGATCATCTCAGTAAAGTCGATTGTCACTTGTGGGGGTCCTCCGCCGGTCTGAAACTTTCCCCGTCTTTCTTCTGCCGCATCTTTTGTGGTTTTGCCTTTAAGTTTTTCCAGCAGGCTTTAAATTGAGACCTGTCCCTCTTCTCCTTAATGCCAGTTGAGCAATTAATTTGCTCAGCTAACAACAGCCAGGTCTCGTCCTTCTTGTCCACTGAATTGCTATCAGTTCGCTTGTCCTCAATTAATGTGCCAAACTCTTCCATTAGCTTAGTTAGCAATATCTTTTCAAATGCCGAAAAATGGGAACTCCTTTGCCTTGCCATATTGTATAAATCTACTGAAAGTCTAGTTGGTCAGCAGTGATAACAGTAATAATAACGGCGTTTATTTGAAAAAGTAGCAGTTGAAGCTACAAACGCCATTCAAACATTATAACTTGGGGGGCCCCCAAGTGGTGAAGTGATATAAGTCACTACCTTGCATTACAGCTGTGTCATTGCTGTCAGTTCAAATTCATAGATGTATATTTACAATGTTTACAAACACAGAAGTTAAAGAAGCTTGTTTTTTATGAGGGATATTTTAAGATTAACAATAGATGAGACGAAGGATGAATATATTTGAAGAAAAAGGATAATCTTTCCGGGTGCCTTCAGGAATGAGGCTCTCAACCTCCTTAAAGAGTACAgtaaaactagcagcaatattggtggtggaattgaaattatagatatggcaagtttGGCAATAATAATGTATGTAAACTAACAATTTATATAAACTATGTAATGTCTCATAGCAAGCTAACTGTAGCACTCCCTTTTCTCTGCATAAGAAAACTCCCGTATATCTAACTAAAGTATTTTCTTGGCTGGTGTCGTCTCGGTGCTAGCTGTGAGTGAGGTGAAAATAGTCCAACTTACTAGTAGACTGCCAGCTATCAAACAAAACGTGAGGTAGCAAGCGAATATACATTTTGCAACTATTGTTCATATATATCGTTAGCTAACTACTCCATGGTAGCCGGTTTTAGAAAAAACACTCTGATAATCTAAATATCTACCTCATGCATACGTGACGGGAGGTAATTAGCTAGAGATAATGTCAGCTAGATAACCAAACTTTCCTGAGCCAGAAATCATAGTTGCTAGCAGCAACGGTAGCCTCTACTCCACTACTGTAACCAGACCTATCGGTAACTACCTCAAAGCAAAGTGCCTGCATGTGGTCCTAaacatagataatagaacagcTTTATGTCTATAGTCCTAAAGTCAGTTAATTAATGTTCAGACGGTATATTCATGAGATTGATCATAACAATTGGGGGGTTAGCAGCAGTGTTTTCAGTCTGGCTCTTTGAAACATATACCTATGAAATCAATAGGTTCCTATAGATACAAATATcagaaattataaaaatataccCTGCCTGTAGGAAATATTCAGACATTCTAAATTGTTCGGTGTAAAATTTTTttcaatttattgaaaacacaCTATTATTCAGAACCTTTTGTATTCAGACCCACCTTCAGCAGGAATAGCAACTTTAAGTCTTGTGTATGCCTCGACCAGcgttgcacacctggatttggcctcattaatgacattttatttgtgtgacTGACATGAGAGAAATATAAACATACATCACCCTGAATGGCTGATAGGATGGTCTAGACCAAGATGACCACTCATTGGTCTGTACAATCAGAACTTTTGCGTTATCAAATTCCATCCTACATTGTCATCTCAGGATTTTATTCTCAGCAGCTCTTACACAAAAAGGCACTCATAATTTTCACAAGTTCTATGTTACTTTAACTttgtgtgaaaataaaaaatagaaatgctGTTTTTGACTTTGCCAATCCTTAAATAGGTATTCCCCATCTGGGGGGTGGTCTTGAGCCACAAGGGCTACTTTGCCACAATAATGCAAAACCTTGCTAAAGTGACAAGTGTACCTTCCAGTGACATTTGACATAAGCAAAAACATAAggcaaacatatacacatatactgtatttcatcCACCGTTTCCTCCCCAAAGCCATCATGACAGGTAGTCCTGTAGCAGGGTGGCACATTGCCCTGGATGATGGTGGCTTGAGATGTTTAACAGCGTTGGTCTTCGTCAACAGCTTGTCACAAAAGGTGGTGCAGTGATGTGTTGATtgaacaaggaaccaggtgcaggcaggtgtaGTCGGTGTGGAGACTTTAAtagacaagaaataaacaaacaccgagcacaaacacacaaaagcaaagggctgactaaagcagcaaaaacgacaatatgaaATAGCACAAGTACTTACAACTACGGCAACATACACGACAcccaaacatgacaagaacaatgagccacaatgtggggagcagaggggaaacatatatacacatacaaacgatacaaattgggacctggtgtgaaggattgaaaacatgtgacagtccgggatgtgtttgtgaggtatgggaactgagaaactatggcacggtggcgcagctgctcaccgcaccatgacaataccgccccccaaaggcccggccaccggacgggccaagacgaaccccagcccaagggagggggggtggggcagCGCagaacccccatcggcacaaacccgccgagggggcggaacagccgagactaaccagggcggcggagccgtcgggacaggccggggaggcagaaccggcggaagatccggagccggcggagggtcaggggccgggagagccggcggagggtcaggggccgggagagccgacggagggtcaggggccgggagagccgacggagggtcagaggccgggagagccgacggtgggtcggtagccggaagagctctcccggcctctgaccactcctcctcggcctcaggcggcagaggccactcctcctcggcctcaggcggcagaggccactcctcctcggcctcaggcggcagaggccactcctcctcggcctcaggcggcagaggccactcctccccaCACTATGGAGGCACGGGATGCCGCTCCTGGCacgtaggaggcgctggctgctgctccaatgcagcagggggcgctgactgccgctgctggcaggtaggaggcgctggctgctgctccaatgcagcagggggcgctgactgccgctgctggcaggtaggaggcgctggctgctgctccaatgcagcagagggcgctgactgccgctgctggcaggtaggaggcgctggctgctgctccaatgcagcagagggcgctgactgccgctgctggcaggtaggaggcgctggctgctgctccaatgcagcagagggcgctgactgccgctgctggcaggtaggaggcgctggctgctgctccaatgcagcagggggcgctggctgccgctgctggcaggtaggaggcgctggctgctgctccaatgcagcagggggcgctggctgccgctgctggcaggtaggaggcactggctgctgctccaatgcagcagggggcgatCGGCGctgtggcgcagggacaggggaaGGAAGGCCGCAGAGCAGGAAGCAGTGCGTGCCTAatggccagcctacagcctggccagcctgcacggggtcgaggaggcaccggacatagagggggcgccgtcggggcttccctcgggcacccactcagcccccccctaaagttttcctggggggacctcggaccgagcgttgggcacctcgccctcttcttcctctgggctcacctgcgtcctgtccttcctgcctcctgcaagtcctgcaggagacccttcaccagctccccttgttctttggtgaggggcttgaccactccgtactggtccatgccccacagcggcactccgaacccgtcttggggcaacccccagtactgctccccaaggggatcctcctccactctctcatagactgCTTCTTCCTCGTCCGATGAGaaggagtcagacccccaatcgcccctccaggtatatttcctctctggagggactgcctgctggttccagttgAGGTGGCTCATTCTGTCACAAAAGGTGGTGCAGTGATGTGTTGCTtgaacaaggaaccaggtgcaggcaggtgtaGTCGGTGTGGAGACTTTAAtagacaagaaataaacaaacaccgagcacaaacacacaaaagcaaagggctgactaaagcagcaaaaagaCAATATGAAATAGCACAAGTACTTACAACTACGGCAACATACACAACAcccaaacatgacaagaacaatgagccacaatgtggggagcagaggggaaacatacaaacgatacaaattgggacctggtgtgaaggattgaaaacatgtgacagtccaggatgtgtttgtgaggtatgggaactgagaaactatggcacggtggcgctgctgctcaccgcaccatgacacagcTGTTCAGTTTGTTGAGCCTCATTAGCCTCAGTTTCATTATCCTCAGCTTCATTAGCCTCAGTTTTCAATGATAATGACTTACTGATCACCCCTTGCCAGAAGCCTCCTCCGCCACAGGTCTGGCTGAAATACGCAGCCAGCCTCACAAGTTGACGTTTCTTCCTGCAAATCCTGTTCTCCTTTACTCTGGTCGTGGCGTTCCATTCATTTTTTCATCCTTCTCATGTTCGCCtcagctgaaataaaacaaaacagcttTTACTTTCAAAAAATCTCTT
Above is a window of Esox lucius isolate fEsoLuc1 chromosome 9, fEsoLuc1.pri, whole genome shotgun sequence DNA encoding:
- the LOC117594900 gene encoding uncharacterized protein LOC117594900, translated to MSLSLYPELTTTDPEMDPIHANWEEVHYNSERNIMRQFMILQQEQEVPVFLTMKHFTNWLMTKWKFMDEYQGLITERTEWRELLFSELRLEQYDCMRARHKALSVFAVWQKEGLKIMLEKVQLAADLEVKLILATFPSNLPYQSKEGPTTFTEIAGAFSPEIVYSTLSNILQDPEAEDGLVRHQMSAIREVAKPVEETAATIFTEVPLSILGTMPFKVAVDIVDTVSNKLEEGVRTFDLLGFDSTLLDSKATVLDAQMDIQANIQMSNLPVNPKQLEVC